Proteins from a single region of Festucalex cinctus isolate MCC-2025b chromosome 19, RoL_Fcin_1.0, whole genome shotgun sequence:
- the LOC144007583 gene encoding gap junction beta-3 protein-like, with amino-acid sequence MNWSALQILVSGVNKYSTAFGRVWLSIVFVFRVLVFVVAAQRVWGDESKDFVCNTAQPGCTNVCYDAIFPISHIRLWALQLIFVTCPSMMVTCHVKYRENENLRKRGRTYANPGKKRGGLWWTYLVSLILKAGFDAAFLYILHHLYNGFDLPRLSKCSLEPCPNTVDCYISRPSEKKIFTMFMVVSSAVCILMCICEIIYFTCKRVRKSYRRVLELSSDTRSEVKSTRGDPTTSIMELNNKIVERKNKLCENGNGSVH; translated from the exons ATGAACTGGTCTGCACTTCAAATTCTTGTCAGCGGGGTCAACAAATACTCGACGGCGTTCGGCCGCGTCTGGCTGTCCATCGTCTTCGTCTTCCGGGTTCTGGTGTTCGTGGTGGCGGCGCAACGCGTGTGGGGCGACGAGAGCAAGGACTTTGTATGTAACACGGCCCAGCCCGGCTGTACCAACGTCTGCTACGACGCCATTTTCCCCATCTCCCACATCCGCCTGTGGGCCCTGCAGCTCATCTTCGTCACGTGTCCCTCCATGATGGTGACGTGTCACGTCAAATATCGCGAGAATGAAAACTTACGCAAGCGGGGTAGAACATACGCCAATCCTGGGAAGAAACGTGGCGGTTTGTGGTGGACCTACTTG GTCAGCCTGATTTTAAAGGCGGGATTCGATGCCGCCTTCCTCTACATCCTGCACCACCTTTACAATGGATTTGACCTGCCCCGActgtccaagtgttctcttgAGCCATGTCCCAACACGGTTGACTGTTACATTTCACGgccgagtgaaaaaaaaatcttcaccaTGTTCATGGTGGTTTCCTCAGCCGTCTGCATTTTAATGTGCATCTGCGAAATTATTTACTTCACCTGCAAACGTGTCCGGAAAAGCTACAGGAGGGTGTTGGAGCTGTCGTCGGACACCAGGTCAGAGGTCAAGTCCACAAGAGGGGATCCCACCACCTCCATTATGGAACTCAACAATAAGATAGTTGAGAGAAagaataaattatgtgaaaatggcAATGGCAGTGTGCACTGA
- the pef1 gene encoding peflin, producing the protein MSYNYGQGYPGAAGHPVPNAGAPYASAPSAPYGGATVPPGGYYGPGQGGHYGPGPGGPGYGGQPHGAPYRHPPTSGNIPPGVNPEAYQWFQSVDTDHSGFINLKELKQALVNSNWSGFNDETCLMMLNMFDKTKSSRMDLFGFSALWDFMQRWRALFQQYDRDRSGSISGTELHQALAQMGYNLSPQFSESLVRRFSVRAARPGIQLDRFIQVCTQLQSMTQVFREKDTTMTGNIRLNYEDFLSGAIIRLM; encoded by the exons atgagttaCAACTACGGACAG GGCTATCCAGGGGCAGCAGGACACCCGGTACCAAATGCCGGTGCTCCATATGCATCTGCACCTTCAGCTCCGTACGGCGGTGCAACAGTTCCACCAGGAGGCTACTATGGTCCAGGACAAGGGGGGCACTACGGACCCGGACCAGGGGGTCCGGGTTACGGAGGACAACCTCATGGAGCACCTTATCGTCATCCTCCCACTTCAG GGAACATCCCTCCTGGTGTCAACCCCGAAGCGTACCAGTGGTTCCAGAGTGTGGACACGGACCACAGCGGCTTCATCAACCTGAAGGAGCTCAAGCAGGCGCTCGTCAACTCCAACTGGTCCGGTTTTAATGATGAGACTTGCCTCATGATGCTCA ACATGTTTGACAAGACAAAGTCGAGTCGTATGGATCTTTTCGGCTTCTCAGCGCTCTGGGACTTTATGCAGAGGTGGAGGGCACTCTTTCAGCAATATGACAGGGACCGCTCAGGATCTATCAGCGGTACAGAGCTCCACCAAG CCCTGGCACAGATGGGCTACAACCTGAGCCCCCAGTTTTCCGAGTCGTTGGTGCGGCGCTTCAGCGTGCGTGCCGCGCGTCCCGGCATCCAGTTGGATCGTTTCATCCAGGTGTGCACCCAGCTGCAGAGCATGACGCAGGTCTTCAGGGAGAAAGACACCACCATGACGGGCAACATCCGCCTCAATTATGAGGACTTCCTCTCGGGGGCCATCATCAGGCTCATGTGA
- the smim12 gene encoding small integral membrane protein 12 — MWPVVWTAMRTYAPYVTFPVAFVVGAVGYHLEWFVRGTPKPREEEKSIFELREERKLLEQAGMDSTQVLSLKEKLEFTPKAALNRNRPEKS; from the coding sequence ATGTGGCCTGTAGTTTGGACAGCCATGCGGACCTACGCCCCGTACGTCACCTTCCCTGTAGCCTTTGTGGTGGGAGCAGTGGGCTACCACCTGGAGTGGTTCGTCAGGGGGACGCCGAAACCTCGCGAGGAAGAGAAGAGCATTTTTGAACTGAGGGAAGAGAGGAAACTGCTGGAGCAAGCCGGGATGGACAGCACGCAGGTGCTTAGCCTCAAGGAGAAACTGGAGTTCACGCCGAAAGCAGCTCTGAACAGGAACCGGCCTGAAAAGAGCTAA